Genomic DNA from Prunus persica cultivar Lovell chromosome G1, Prunus_persica_NCBIv2, whole genome shotgun sequence:
atATCTAGTTCGAGTCTATTTCGTACTCATGTCATGTCATACCTATTGAGCTAAAAACTTCGACCCAACCTAATCCATGGACTTTGCCATGGCACAATACGTTCAACACCTCTATTAGACAAGTAGAGGCCGTTGCAAAACAAGTAGAATTTAAAAACTGattaattttactttatcATTGTGTATATTAGAATTTAGCTGTCATTTTTAGACCTACCAATATTATACACAACTCATTAAAAgcatgggttttttttttaatttttaattgtttgtgATTATGGTCATGGGTGGTACTTCAaacttgttctttttctcattaactttttatatatctCAAGTCTCATATATTGTGTGTAAATATTTAAGACATTTTATCAACAATTTTACCTTTTGTTTGGAACTTTGACAAATGTTTATTATTGATCTTTTTCCGGGTATGTATGGCTAAAAGATGTTTTATAGTGATttcaactttatttttattattgtctAATACGACGTGTTTTCATTTAACAATATATTAAGAAATAtactttattttctaaatgAGTCATGTAGGTTAAAATGGGTGAAATATGTCATGTAGGTTAAAATGAACAAttattcttcttatttttaagACAATCAGTAGACTAAATTACAAAGgatatgagaaattttttcACCCACTATTCTTAATGGGTGAAATAAGTCATATCATATCATTCgctattttaattatttgtattCATGTCAACCCATTTAAAAAACGgtcatgaataaaaaaaacttgactTATTAAGTTAATGCTGGAAAGTTTTGTCAACTATTATTGAACTTTCGTTGTAAATCTCTTTTTGATGTAAGTAGGggaatatataattatttgctTAAGTACATATTAACTGAAAGTAGATTGGTTTAGTCCAAGTATACTACAAATTTCAGACATAAACCCAACCAATTCAAACCGTAATATAACGTTGATACATTACAATGTCCAAACCCAACCTAATTAGACAAGATAAGGGTTCGCAATCCGTACCAAATAACATGTCCCCATCGATAAAGCATGAAATAGTATTCTACATTATTCAGGCTCACGGCTCCCACGTGTCGTCTGGCGCCCATGTGAAATGACATATCACATCACATGCGTCAAAAGCTCACTGCCAGTCTTTCCCAGAGTAAAACACGCAGCCGCCCCCAAATCCCCGTGTCGTCAAAGTCGCACCAAATTCCACCGCCCGATTTCATCGCCTCGCACGCAGCCGCACCCTAGTACCGCCCGCACCAGATCACCCCACTCCACACTCCCATCCCAATTAGACTCGGATTCTGAAACCCGTCATATAAAAAGCGGACACGTCGGCACAGGTAAAAAGGCGCAAAAGACTAAAACCCCAAACCTTTGGCGTCAATTcttatatattgttttctttACCGTGATAAAATTCGTCCCTGTTTCCTCATCAAATCTTGTAATCGGAAATTTCTAGGGTTTCTGTTTCgatcaatctctctctcacagtCCAGGGTTCGCTGATACTCGTTGACCAACGACGCTGACTGTTTATGGGTTTCGCTCTGATCTCTTTCGTCAGCTCTGAAATGTGAATGTATTGGGTGAGTTCAAAGgttctttcttttcccaatttttaaaagtttttcGCTTCTTTTCTCGGTCGTATTCACTGATTCAATCCTAGTGAtgggtttgggttttgatttattttccgagattttgaaagaaaaagaaaattgttttTCTGCTTTGTTTAATTCAATGTCGTTTCTTTAATTTACTGGGTATAATGTAGTTGTGCAGTTTTCCGAGTCAAATTGTTCGTCTGTTTTCACTCGAAATTCCGTTGTAAAATAAAGGAACTCTTttgttcttgattttttttttcttttatgggaaacaaaaagaaaaggcgtATTTAGTTGATTACactgaattttgttttgagaaaaaaataatttcttgtTATATAGGAACAACAGAACCCAGAAGTGTGAATTGCAATTTCAATGTACTGATAGTGTGCTTCTGGGTAAAAGTAGTGTTTACTCTGACttgatgaggaagaagaggaaaggtgGCGAGGCTGACCCATGCCTAGATCTACCGGAAGATGTGACATCAAAGGCGTGCAATTCAAGATCATCGATCCTTACATCACATTATTCACTAGAGGATTATTCAAGGTTGAAGAAGCGGtgcaaagaagatgatgatgatgatgatgatggaggCACTGAACCTGTGGTGTCGCATAAAAATAGGCTTGCAGGCATTGCCACTGCTCCGCCATGTGGGACTTCGTCTTTGGTTGCTCCAGGAAGAGGTATCAAGAGGAAGATAGGGTGTATAGATGTTGCTACCCAGATGGGTAGGAAGAATAAGATtgaggaagattatgtttcAGGTGAAACGCTTGGCCATGGAAAGTTTGGGTCGGTTTGGTTGTGTCAGTCCCGGATTAGTGGTGCTGAGTATGCATGTAAGACTCTGAAAAAAGGGGAGGAGACGGTTCATAGGGAGGTGGAGATAATGCAGCATTTGTCTGGTCATCCGGGGGTTGTGACATTGCAGGCTGTGTATGAGGAGTCAAATTGTTTTCATCTTGTGATGGAGTTGTGCTCTGGAGGGCGCCTGATTGATCAGATGGTTCAGGAGGTTCAGTATTCAGAGCACCGGGCTGCCAATATATTCAAGGAAGTGATGCTAGTTATCAAGTATTGTCATGATATGGGGGTTGTACACAGAGACATAAAGCCTGAGAACATTCTTCTCACAAAAGCAGGAAAGATAAAGCTTGCAGATTTCGGGCTGGCCATGAGAATATCAAATGGTGAGCACCTTACCTCTTCTTTCAAGGATTTTATCTACATTTTTAGTATATGTTTTTTTCCCGACAGTAGGGGATCTTGAGTTTGAAGAAAGTGTTTTAAAGGCTTTTTCATACCATCAACAACTATCACAAGCACAGATTGTAGGGGTGTGAGGAAAGGTCGCAGTATGATCTCCATGGAagagtaaaaataaataaatccagCATTCTTTGTAAGATAGCTTTTAAGTTGCATTTAGCATAAGGCATAATGACTATATTAAACCATGACATCTATCCTTCCTGAGGATAAACTCAACTACAATCTCCATGTAAGAAGTATATGTTCAGATTTCTCTATGGCTATAGTTGAGCTTCCCATATTAGTCTTGAGCATCTATATGCAAGATCCTAAACTGCTTGGGTCAGCCGTATGGCTGTATCACGGAAGACTAAGAAACTGTGTCAGACTTTTTAAGTTCTGATGCTCTTAAGATGAGTTGGTA
This window encodes:
- the LOC18792549 gene encoding serine/threonine-protein kinase PEPKR2; amino-acid sequence: MRKKRKGGEADPCLDLPEDVTSKACNSRSSILTSHYSLEDYSRLKKRCKEDDDDDDDGGTEPVVSHKNRLAGIATAPPCGTSSLVAPGRGIKRKIGCIDVATQMGRKNKIEEDYVSGETLGHGKFGSVWLCQSRISGAEYACKTLKKGEETVHREVEIMQHLSGHPGVVTLQAVYEESNCFHLVMELCSGGRLIDQMVQEVQYSEHRAANIFKEVMLVIKYCHDMGVVHRDIKPENILLTKAGKIKLADFGLAMRISNGQNLTGLAGSPAYVAPDVLLGKYSEKVDIWSAGVLLHALLVGVLPFQGDSLEAVFEAIKTVKLDFHTGIWESISKPARDLIGRMLTRDVSVRITADEVLRHPWILFYTERTLKALPIKSRLKNQAGAPCPQLAIPPRLKACLNKSVDSSLSETSGPLSSSDSCKSEEDQDDCGLVDALATAVSHVRISEPKRSRLCGPKGRPIEQQCSSNMKANNLCKAF